TATTGATTCTTTGGAAGCTCTAACGCAGAGTTGACCAGGATCCTGAGCTTAGATTAACAACTGGGCTCATCCAGCAGAGTGTTTACTAATTTCCCATGTGGAGGGACAGACTGACTGCTTATGGCACGTAGTGTTGAGgacaaattaaaagcaagaaattcCTGCTGAGGTGTGATGCTTGCGCACTCTCCAATGTTTGTGGCTTCTTTCACGTCCCCAGAATGAGGTTACCTATACCACTCTGGCCTTCCAGCAGAGTCGGACGCCGATGGCTGTGTGATGGTGAAACTTTTGGTGGAATGAAGACGCTCGAAATTCCTGCACACCAAACGCTACCAGAGTGTTACATCAAGGCCTGTAGCGCTCTGAGAAATGCCAGCGCTGCCGTATGTAACATCGGCTCACTTTATAGTTATAAGGGGAAACTAATGTCTTCTATTCCAAACTGCTTGCCAACAGTTACGGACAAAGTGCTTTTTATACCATATTTCCTCATCTGTAGGAATCTGTGAGTCCTTACAGTGCGCTTGTGAAGCTGCCGTTTGTTTGCCATTGCTTTGAACTACCAAAGAAAATcgaaaaatggaaatgttactCTGCGCCCATTCATGCCTGTGCCcttggtttcctttttctgtgacTGACTATAGTGTTCTTGTTTTTTGACTGTCAAGTGCTCCGAGTAGTTACTCTCCGTTTATTGAAGTTAtgataacaaaatatttgtgtgcaAATGTCTGCTTCCTGATTGGGTCACATAAAAGAAAAGCACCATCACAGCGTAACAGTCAAAATTTCTGGAAATGTTCATTCATGTGTTATTACCCATAGTGTTCTATATATATtgtaaaaagttaaaaataatcctctttTATAAATTGGGGAATAAGTTACCAGCGGTGACTCAGCCTTAGCAGCCACAGAGAAGCTTCTCTGCGTGTTCCTGTGCGCGTGGGTGGCAGGCCTGCTGTCTGAGGAAATACAGCGATCTCCTGCTGTCGTACAGCGCTTCTCCTGCAAGGCCAAACTGGAGTTTCGGTTTGCTGCCACCTCAGCCCTCTGGGCTTCAGAAGCCTCCTTGTctctggtcaccagagagcgTGGCAGGTATTCCTGATTTCTGAAAACGCAGGTGATTCTGTGCGTACTAGAGAGGTGTTTACAtagaggaatcccatgggtgGGACAGGTGCCTTGGGTCCTACGGCTCCCGTGCGCTGCAGCTGGAGACAGCACGTGTGACCTCTGAGAGGCTTCAGGCGAGCGGGGCTGGATGTGGCGCCTGACGGCAGCACGAAGCCGCAGCCGCCGGGCAGCTGGACTTAGCCCAGCTTAGATGTGCCGCGTTCGGTGTCGTTCCAACAAGCAGTTAGCGGAGCAGCGGCTccacctctgccagctctgttggGTTGTCCCGCCTTCGTgactgcaggggctgggggaagtCTGGGGGAGCactgaaaagcaagggcacaaacACCATGATGATCTGAAATCTGCCTCGAGAGGCATTGTGGGTAAGGCTGCTGGCTGTTCTGCAGGGTCAGGAGTAGAATTTGTggtctttgttttgctgtttcttctctcaGCTCAGTCGTGGCAGCTTCCTCAAGTGCTGTTTAATAGAGAAAATACCATACTACTCCTCAAAATGTGCAGCTGCCGAGAGGTTCATGAGGGATGATTGTAGTTggtttgcaattatttttttttgtttaaaattataaacaatGTTAGTCTGCTGCCTGACAGCAACTGAGAGGTAATAATATCTGAAAATTTACTTGGCATGCACAAACGTTACTTCACTGTATGAAGGAGAATGCTGCCGTCCTGGGCTCGGTCCTGGGCTCAGTCCTGGGCTCGGTCCGCAAGAAAAGGTGACTCACCATAGGCTTCCTCCCACCTCCTGAGACCAGCTATGCTGTCGGGGTTTTCATGTAGATCCTTCACCGTGAATTGTACTGAGCTTTAGCCAACCATTTCATGTACTTTGTGAAATGCTGCCAGCCGCAGTGCAGCAGTTCAGCGTGGCTACCTAGCGCTGAGTCTGGTACAGCCCTTGGACATGGCAGgtagcagagcagctctgttgcGTGGCTGCTAACGAGTCCCACGCTCATCCCAGAGCATCCGCCTCTCGCCCTCTCCCATGCCGAGAGCTCTACACACTCGTACGCAGCTTTTAGCGGTAGTGACCAGCCAACTCTTTGTTTTACAGACAGGTAGAGGAATTTGGGACAACTGCATCTGCTACTCAGAATAGGGGAGGGGTTGCGTGTCCTCTGTTCTGCTATTCTGGCTCTCACATTTTCACTGTTTCAGTAGGTTTCTGCTGGAaacctttctctctctgttctttCTCCATATCCTTACTCTTTGTTGTCTTTGCTTGTCAGGCAGCCTGCTAGGAATTTGGTGCGGTGCAGCTCccttttttctcagtttctcaaAAATGCATAGGCAAAGCTGGCCGTGCATCATTCCACTGAGTAATTTTCTGCTCTTTAGGTGggacctttttttctgctgaaagcaATCAGTTTTATCAACTGATAAGCAAAGATCATGTAGTAAAATTCTGATGTACTTACGCCATGACTTCCTTTGCTGGCCTGCTTATTAATAGAGCTGAGCTGTGTAAAAGAGCAGAGCTTTGGCCTGTGACAAGGGTTACATCAGATAATAAATTGAGATGCCTGATCTCAGCAAAAGGACCAGACGCCAACGCTTTCTGAGATAAATAACGGAATTATACattccattttctgctttttctagaCCACTTTTGTTATttagagatggagaaaaaagaGCCTGGCCTTTAATGACCTATTTTCAGCTTGACTTGTTTTCCCTAAAACCAGGCTTTGTGAACTGTGGTGTAATATTTACTGTAATTTCTGTGCCATCTTAGTCAGAACACAGGGTAAAACTGCGTGGAGATTTCATGTAGGCTGCTTTAATATGATAGTCATGGGAGAAAAGCAGGCTGAATTAGTATCAAATCTATCTAATATTTAGTATTATTCATGAAAATGGGACAACGCTGACTGCAGCACAAGTTATCCAGACTCAAGTCTAAACCGACAGAGAAGAAGGGTGTAAGAATAGTCTTAGTGCCTGGATTGCAAACTGCTGTATTACCAACAACAAAGACCAGGTTTATCCCGTTTTTCAGTGGACCCAACCAATCcttatgaaaaaaacaaaaacaacacgGGACAAAATTTGTCGTAAGTatctcttctgtattttgaaactaTTTAATACAAAGACACGTAAACACACATATTTATGTACACCTTTAGAGTCGTCTTCAGATCTGTAGCAGGTTGCTACAAAAAGAGCAACTGTTCTTCAGGTTTCAGAGGAGACTCGCAGCAAGCTACATCTAAATCGGGTGTTAGGAAAACAGTTTGTGACCGTAGGGAGAATTAAACACGGGAATATGCTGTGCAGGAAGAATCCCCCAAAATTGGATGGGTTTAGTAACAAATTAGGAAAATGCATCCTTGATGGTTTAGCAATGGTCGATTCTATCCTTGGtcagggagctgggggaggagggaagatcTTAAATGTATCATTAGTTTATTTTTGACAATCATCTCTTCCTGGCACGctcccctgtccccagcacatCTCATTAATGAATAGCTTCAGTGTGTTTGGCgcttctcctcctgcctggtGCTCTGTCTGAGGTCAAGTTTGCAGGCTTCTGGGCCGAGCGTTGTCTTGATTTAAACGCAACGAAAGTCACCCACCGACAAACCCTCccctgaagaagaggagggtcGCCAACGTCAGTGCAGCTTCTGGCCTTTCAGCTGAGCTGGTCAGCAGCGGGTGAGGGTAGCTTCGCAGTGCAGGTTGTCTGCAGGTGGACGTGTCGCAGGAGATGCTATGGTTTTACTGGAGAGGTGTTACTGGACAAAAAACCCAAGTCAGGGCAAGTCTGGCTGGGTGTGAGCAAAGGGCCTACGACTGGgcaaaaagagaaatcaaaattataACCAAAAGACTTCTCAGTCTTGAGTTAAAACTAGAAATGAACGAGCACTGGTTTTTGCCAGCTGGCTGTGGACCTGCGCTAGGGAGCTAGGAGGAAAAAGTCTGCCTTGTTAACAGTGCTTTGGGTTGCTGGTCTACCAAAGTATGCTCACGCCaataaatgaaaactggaaGGTCCTGTTAAATGAAGACGCTTGCCTGGAAGATCTGGGCTTGGTACAGCAGCCACCAGGCAGAATTCCTCGGGGTACAATAACGCAGAATATCATAAATGATCCTTTGGGCTTAATGTCAAAAGTGCATCAGACTGAGTAAGAGGAGCTTGCCCTTATCATAAAACCGTTTGTGTGAGTAGATGAAACCGCACACACATTTTTCCCATGAGTTTCTTAACAAAGCCGAGTGGTTTATCAGTGGTCTGGTATATACCGGCAGGTCAGCGTTCGTTCTTTATTTATGACTGTTGGTCTGTTGTTTGCTCTGTAAGAACTGGGTCTCTTTTCTTGCAGAGGATATAGGtccttaaaatgaaaaggtaCGTGTTTTTGAACTTCTTTATCTTGCAAGCATAGACAATGGGGTTCATGGCAGAATTGGCATGGGATAACAGGATTCCCAAGTACATCAAATATGGAGGGATCTTACGCCCAGGGTAAAAGtagaaaatgcagtttataATGCACAGAGGCAGCCAGGATATTGCAAACAGGAAGAGGACAAGTGCTAGAGATTTGGCTGTCTTGGACTCCTGTCCATAAAAAGCTCCTGCCCCTCGCACGCTGGCCATACCTTGCCTTAGCTTTGTCCGGATGATGTAAAAGATTTCCATGTACAGAGCACACATGATGAGCAGAGGGACGAGGGTCCATGTGAAGAAGCCAAAATACACCATGTAATCCATCCTCATCACAGAGATAAATTGACACTTGAGAAAGTCAGAGCTTCTTGGTTCTGAGTTGTTCCATCCAAACATGGGGACCAGTCCTGCCAGCAGGGACACAGACCAGCACAAACCCAGTGCCCACCAAACTCTTCTCTCTGTAGTGATTATTTTATATCTGTTGGAGAAGAAAACCCAAGTCATGTtaaacagaagcatttaaaataggTAAGGGTGGTTTCAAGAGCTGGCATGTTCAGATACGGCAGGTTCATTGCCACAAAAGGggcattaactttttttttttttgggggggggggggcgggcgggcaggcACTAGGGCTTGGCCCAAAATAAGATCTAACTCTTAATTTGTGACAATTACTTTGCAGCACCCATAAGAAGAACTATGCTTAACTTCCCCTCTTCATAACTGGATGTTTCAactcttttgtttcttgtttcattATGACCTTAGTGCTCCTTTTGCCTAGATACTGCTTTTCTACTATTAGCAGTCCTGTCTTATTTCTCAGCTTCCTTAGGCGTACCTTACTCTTTACATCTGGTTTATGACACGTGTAGGACCACA
The sequence above is a segment of the Phalacrocorax aristotelis chromosome 21, bGulAri2.1, whole genome shotgun sequence genome. Coding sequences within it:
- the ADORA3 gene encoding LOW QUALITY PROTEIN: adenosine receptor A3 (The sequence of the model RefSeq protein was modified relative to this genomic sequence to represent the inferred CDS: inserted 1 base in 1 codon); translated protein: MSNNSLELSSLDGLYIGTECLVALFATLGNILVIWVVKLNSTFQNTTLYFIVSLALADIAVGILVMPLAIVVSLGISIHFYSCLFMCCLMVVFTNASTLSLLAIAIDRYLRVKLPTRYKIITTERRVWWALGLCWSVSLLAGLVPMFGWNNSEPRSSDFLKCQFISVMRMDYMVYFGFFTWTLVPLLIMCALYMEIFYIIRTKLRQGMASVRGAGAFYGQESKTAKSLALVLFLFAISWLPLCIINCIFYFYPGRKIPPYLMYLGILLSHANSAMNPIVYACKIKKFKNTYLFILRTYILCKKRXPSSYRANNRPTVINKERTLTCRYIPDH